The Caballeronia sp. Lep1P3 genome window below encodes:
- a CDS encoding SDR family oxidoreductase, with protein MSKVILITGASRGIGRSAAILAGARGWSVGVNYASNARAADETVAAVKAAGGDAIAIAGDVRDEAAITAMFDATEQAFGKLDGVVNNAGIVAPGAALADMDIERLRRIFDTNVLGAYLCAREAARRLSRARGGNGGSLVNVSSAAARLGAPNEYVDYAGSKGAIDVLTIGLSKELGPHGVRVNAVRPGLIETDIHASGGKPDRAQVLGAQTPLGRPGLADEVAESIVWLLSDASSYVTGALLDVTGGR; from the coding sequence ATGTCCAAAGTGATCCTGATTACCGGCGCGAGCCGCGGCATCGGCCGCTCGGCGGCGATTCTCGCGGGCGCGCGCGGCTGGTCGGTCGGCGTGAACTACGCGTCGAACGCGCGCGCCGCCGATGAAACCGTCGCCGCCGTGAAAGCCGCCGGCGGCGATGCCATCGCCATTGCAGGCGACGTGCGCGACGAAGCCGCGATCACCGCGATGTTCGACGCGACCGAGCAAGCCTTCGGCAAACTCGACGGCGTGGTGAACAACGCGGGCATCGTCGCGCCGGGCGCGGCGCTCGCTGACATGGACATCGAACGGTTGAGGCGCATCTTCGACACCAACGTGCTCGGCGCGTATCTCTGCGCGCGCGAGGCGGCGCGGCGGCTCTCGCGTGCGCGCGGCGGCAACGGCGGCTCGCTCGTGAACGTGTCGTCGGCGGCGGCGCGGCTCGGCGCACCGAACGAATACGTCGATTACGCGGGCTCGAAGGGCGCCATCGACGTGCTGACCATTGGGCTGTCGAAGGAACTCGGACCGCACGGCGTGCGCGTGAACGCGGTCCGCCCGGGCCTCATCGAGACGGACATCCACGCGAGCGGCGGCAAGCCCGACCGCGCGCAGGTGCTCGGCGCGCAGACACCGCTCGGGCGTCCCGGCTTGGCCGACGAAGTCGCGGAATCGATCGTGTGGCTGCTCTCGGATGCGTCGTCGTATGTGACGGGCGCGCTGCTGGACGTGACGGGCGGACGCTGA
- a CDS encoding diacylglycerol kinase, translating to MTRRALAGERATADARDPFDDDDAQDVIDTPAPVAEPLGPDDLPFNPYKGNRGFTRAWHAMKNSLSGFRVAIREESAFRQELTLAAILVPASLAVPVAPVERAALMASVLLVLMVELLNSSVEAAIDRISLERHELSKRAKDFGSAAVMVALAVCVLTWAMILWPHAPAFAAWISRALN from the coding sequence ATGACGCGTCGCGCGCTGGCCGGGGAGCGCGCGACAGCAGACGCGCGCGATCCCTTCGACGACGACGACGCACAAGACGTCATCGACACGCCCGCGCCGGTGGCCGAACCGCTCGGCCCCGACGACCTGCCCTTCAACCCGTACAAGGGCAATCGCGGCTTCACGCGCGCGTGGCACGCGATGAAGAACTCGCTCTCCGGCTTTCGCGTCGCGATTCGCGAAGAAAGCGCGTTTCGCCAGGAACTGACGCTCGCGGCGATCCTCGTGCCGGCGAGCCTCGCCGTGCCGGTCGCGCCTGTGGAACGCGCGGCGCTGATGGCGTCGGTGCTGCTCGTGCTGATGGTCGAACTGCTCAATTCGAGCGTCGAGGCCGCGATCGATCGCATCTCGCTCGAACGACACGAGCTGTCGAAGCGCGCGAAGGACTTCGGCAGCGCCGCCGTGATGGTCGCGCTCGCGGTCTGCGTCCTCACCTGGGCGATGATCCTCTGGCCGCACGCGCCCGCCTTCGCCGCGTGGATCTCGCGCGCGCTGAACTGA
- a CDS encoding DUF3619 family protein, with protein MSSALETKENDFALKVIRALDENTSAMPAAAVDRLAEARRAAIARKKPEKVAVAVTAPAFAPVFAGAGAALSAGGPADAHGRRSLFARLGGFGLAAPLFALAVALAGVAYWEDQERKAELADIDAAMMSDSLPLDAYLDHGFNAYLTRNH; from the coding sequence ATGAGTTCCGCTTTAGAAACGAAAGAAAACGACTTCGCGCTGAAGGTGATTCGCGCGCTCGACGAAAACACGTCGGCTATGCCGGCCGCCGCCGTCGATCGGTTGGCAGAGGCGCGCCGCGCGGCCATCGCGCGCAAGAAGCCCGAGAAAGTGGCGGTCGCCGTGACCGCGCCCGCCTTCGCGCCGGTGTTCGCCGGCGCGGGCGCGGCGCTTTCCGCGGGCGGCCCCGCCGACGCGCATGGCCGCCGAAGCCTCTTCGCGCGGCTCGGCGGCTTCGGCCTTGCCGCGCCGCTCTTCGCGCTCGCTGTCGCGCTGGCGGGCGTCGCGTACTGGGAAGATCAGGAGCGCAAGGCCGAACTCGCCGACATCGACGCGGCCATGATGAGCGACAGCCTGCCGCTCGACGCCTATCTCGACCACGGCTTCAACGCGTACCTGACGCGCAATCACTAA
- a CDS encoding DUF3106 domain-containing protein → MSYKRGLAIVFGCAIAGVIAFAATYPRFYSPTAAPASAAAPSSASAGADTALLPLAALNAESPLSWNRLTDAQRVALAPFATQWDSFSDERKQKWLKIASRYHRMSPEAQKRLHQRMQEWVRMTPDQRKVARENYQVSKSVPPDKREKAWDAYQKLSEDQKKKLAASEHNRRPTVVSAPPTGKTEVKDINRLVTAREQGHAAGHAEGASGMAAPASAAPAHAAPNAASVVPATPIPVSPQQAPSMYNGS, encoded by the coding sequence GTGAGTTACAAGCGCGGTCTCGCGATTGTCTTCGGCTGCGCGATTGCGGGCGTGATCGCGTTCGCCGCAACCTACCCGCGCTTCTACTCGCCCACGGCCGCTCCCGCGTCGGCGGCCGCGCCGAGCAGCGCGAGCGCCGGTGCCGACACCGCGCTTCTGCCGCTTGCCGCGCTCAACGCGGAAAGCCCGCTCTCGTGGAACCGCCTGACCGACGCCCAACGCGTCGCGCTCGCGCCGTTCGCGACGCAGTGGGACTCGTTCAGCGACGAGCGCAAGCAGAAGTGGCTCAAGATCGCGTCGCGCTATCACCGCATGTCGCCCGAGGCGCAGAAGCGGCTGCATCAGCGCATGCAGGAATGGGTGCGCATGACGCCCGACCAGCGCAAGGTCGCGCGCGAGAACTATCAGGTTTCGAAGTCGGTGCCGCCCGACAAGCGCGAGAAAGCGTGGGACGCGTACCAGAAGCTCTCGGAAGACCAGAAGAAGAAGCTCGCCGCGAGCGAGCACAACCGCCGCCCGACCGTCGTCAGCGCGCCGCCTACCGGCAAGACGGAAGTGAAGGACATCAATCGTCTCGTCACGGCGCGGGAACAGGGTCACGCGGCCGGGCACGCGGAAGGCGCGTCGGGCATGGCCGCGCCTGCGTCGGCGGCGCCCGCGCATGCGGCGCCCAACGCCGCGAGCGTGGTTCCCGCCACGCCGATCCCCGTCTCGCCGCAGCAGGCGCCCTCGATGTACAACGGGTCATAG
- a CDS encoding group II truncated hemoglobin, producing the protein MTEVTDQSQQPTAFELIGGEERVRALVDRFYDLMDLEPEFAGLRALHPPTLDNSRDKTFWFLCGWMGGPDHYISRFGHPRLRARHLPFAIASAERDQWLRCMAWAMQDIGLPEPLRERLLTSFFDTADWMRNRPG; encoded by the coding sequence ATGACCGAAGTAACCGACCAAAGCCAACAACCGACGGCCTTCGAGCTGATCGGCGGCGAGGAACGCGTGCGCGCGCTCGTCGACCGTTTCTATGACCTGATGGACCTCGAGCCGGAATTCGCGGGCCTGCGCGCGCTGCATCCACCGACGCTCGACAATTCGCGCGACAAGACGTTCTGGTTCCTGTGCGGCTGGATGGGCGGCCCGGACCATTACATCAGCCGCTTCGGGCATCCGCGGCTGCGCGCGCGGCATCTGCCGTTCGCGATCGCGTCGGCCGAGCGCGATCAATGGCTGCGCTGCATGGCCTGGGCGATGCAGGACATCGGCCTTCCCGAGCCGCTGCGCGAGCGCCTGCTCACGTCGTTCTTCGATACCGCCGACTGGATGCGCAACCGTCCCGGCTGA
- a CDS encoding ABC transporter permease, translated as MTARDWRAGELTMLLLALVLAVAALSSVGFLADRMRQGLARDARQMIAADFVVRADHPVDPMFAREAQSLGLETAGTTIFPSMIASAAPQSLSRLAAVKGVTPGYPLRGAVRIAPGPDLPDAPARGIPAPGTVWADPALVDALKTKVGGTVKVGTRTFTVAAVITRELDRGFSFVNFSPRLMMRADEIASTGLIGYGSRVTYRLLVAGPDAQVERFAQFARGKTDGGKLRGVALESLSDGQPQVRQTIDRASHFLTLVSLLTALLAAVAIAMAAHRFARRHLDGCAAMRCLGVSQRTLRALFLHEFLAIGVIGSAAGIALGFIGHLVLLHWLGSLVDVELPRASVWPALQGVAMGLVLLLGFALPPLLPLTRVPPVHVIRRELGDAGRVAYAAYGVGVVLFAALLVIAAGEWKLGGIVAGGFAAGLLLFGAVARAALFAAARFVRREKSRAGVGWRYALASLERRSGASALQITALGIGLMCLLLIAMTRNDLIKGWREATPPDAPNEFLIDIQPDQRDGVLAYLHGHGQPDAALSPMVRARLVAINGQAVNPDSYAKPDAKRLVDREFNLSYTTALPDDNRVTQGAWFGASAKPQVSIEEGIAKTIRVKLGDALRFDVAGMPVEAPVTSLRKVDWNSFKVNFFVLMPPEALADLPATFITSFHLPANDQRMIDGLIAAYPNVTAIDTAPILAQIQRTLAQVIGAVQFLFLFTLAAGVLVLYAALAGTRDERMRESALLRALGASHKQVRAVQIAEFVAVGGLSGLMAALGAQGIGYVLASRVFEFHIDFNPWLVPAGVVAGIACAGFGGWLSLRRVLARPALQSLRDA; from the coding sequence ATGACCGCGCGCGACTGGCGCGCGGGCGAACTCACGATGCTGCTGCTCGCGCTCGTGCTGGCGGTCGCGGCGCTGTCGAGCGTCGGCTTTCTCGCGGATCGCATGCGGCAGGGGCTCGCGCGCGATGCGCGTCAGATGATCGCGGCGGACTTCGTGGTGCGCGCCGATCATCCCGTCGATCCGATGTTCGCGCGCGAAGCGCAATCGCTCGGTCTCGAAACCGCGGGCACGACGATTTTCCCGAGCATGATCGCCTCGGCCGCGCCGCAATCGCTCTCGCGGCTCGCGGCGGTCAAGGGCGTGACGCCGGGCTATCCGTTGCGCGGCGCGGTGCGCATCGCGCCCGGTCCCGATCTCCCCGACGCCCCCGCGCGCGGCATTCCCGCGCCCGGCACCGTCTGGGCCGATCCCGCCCTCGTCGATGCGCTCAAGACGAAGGTCGGTGGCACGGTGAAGGTCGGCACGCGCACGTTCACGGTCGCGGCCGTCATCACGCGCGAGCTGGATCGCGGCTTCTCGTTCGTCAACTTCTCGCCGCGCCTCATGATGCGCGCCGACGAAATAGCGAGCACCGGGCTCATCGGCTATGGAAGCCGCGTGACGTATCGGCTGCTGGTGGCGGGGCCGGACGCGCAAGTCGAGCGTTTCGCGCAGTTCGCGCGCGGCAAGACCGACGGCGGCAAGCTGCGCGGCGTCGCGCTGGAATCGCTCTCGGACGGCCAGCCGCAAGTGCGGCAGACCATCGACCGCGCGAGCCACTTCCTCACGCTCGTATCGCTTTTGACGGCGCTGCTCGCGGCGGTCGCCATCGCGATGGCCGCGCACCGTTTCGCGCGGCGCCACCTCGACGGCTGCGCCGCGATGCGTTGTCTCGGCGTCAGCCAGCGCACGCTGCGCGCGCTTTTCCTGCACGAATTCCTCGCGATCGGCGTGATCGGCAGCGCGGCGGGCATCGCGCTCGGGTTCATCGGCCATCTCGTGCTGCTGCACTGGCTCGGCTCGCTCGTCGATGTCGAACTGCCGCGCGCGAGCGTGTGGCCCGCGCTGCAAGGCGTCGCGATGGGCCTCGTTTTGCTGCTCGGCTTCGCGCTGCCGCCGCTTCTGCCGTTGACGCGCGTGCCGCCCGTGCATGTGATCCGCCGCGAACTCGGCGATGCGGGGCGCGTCGCGTATGCGGCGTATGGCGTCGGCGTCGTGCTGTTCGCGGCGCTGCTCGTGATCGCCGCGGGCGAGTGGAAGCTCGGCGGCATCGTCGCGGGCGGATTCGCGGCGGGGCTGCTGCTGTTCGGCGCGGTGGCGCGCGCGGCGCTCTTCGCGGCGGCGCGCTTCGTGCGGCGCGAGAAGAGCCGCGCGGGCGTCGGCTGGCGCTATGCGCTCGCGTCGCTGGAGCGGCGCAGCGGCGCGAGCGCGTTGCAGATCACGGCGCTCGGCATCGGCCTGATGTGCCTTCTGCTGATCGCGATGACGCGCAACGATCTCATCAAGGGTTGGCGCGAGGCCACGCCGCCGGATGCGCCCAACGAGTTTCTCATCGACATCCAGCCGGACCAGCGCGACGGCGTCCTCGCCTATCTGCACGGCCACGGCCAGCCGGACGCCGCGCTCTCGCCGATGGTGCGCGCGCGCCTCGTCGCGATCAACGGGCAAGCGGTGAATCCCGACAGCTACGCGAAGCCCGACGCGAAGCGTCTCGTCGACCGCGAATTCAACCTCTCGTACACGACCGCGCTGCCTGACGACAACCGCGTGACGCAGGGCGCGTGGTTCGGCGCGAGCGCGAAGCCGCAGGTGTCGATCGAAGAGGGCATCGCGAAGACGATCCGCGTGAAACTCGGCGACGCGCTGCGCTTCGATGTCGCCGGCATGCCGGTGGAGGCGCCCGTCACGAGCCTGCGCAAGGTCGACTGGAATTCGTTCAAGGTCAATTTCTTCGTGCTGATGCCGCCCGAGGCGCTCGCCGACCTGCCCGCGACGTTCATCACAAGCTTTCATCTGCCCGCGAACGACCAGCGCATGATCGACGGCCTGATCGCCGCGTACCCGAACGTGACGGCCATCGACACCGCGCCGATCCTCGCGCAGATTCAGCGCACGCTCGCGCAGGTGATCGGCGCGGTGCAGTTCCTGTTCCTCTTCACGCTCGCGGCGGGCGTGCTCGTGCTGTACGCGGCGCTCGCGGGCACGCGCGACGAGCGCATGCGCGAGTCGGCGCTCTTGCGCGCGCTCGGCGCGTCGCACAAGCAGGTGCGCGCGGTGCAGATTGCGGAGTTCGTCGCGGTCGGCGGATTGTCGGGCCTCATGGCGGCGCTCGGCGCGCAGGGCATCGGCTATGTGCTCGCCTCGCGCGTGTTCGAATTTCATATCGATTTCAATCCGTGGCTCGTGCCGGCGGGCGTCGTGGCGGGCATCGCCTGCGCGGGGTTCGGCGGCTGGCTCAGTCTGCGGCGCGTGCTCGCGCGTCCGGCGCTGCAGTCGCTGCGGGATGCTTAA
- a CDS encoding TetR/AcrR family transcriptional regulator, giving the protein MEAKPPRRTRERILELSLKLFNDIGEPNVTTTTIAEEMEISPGNLYYHFRNKDDIINSIFAQFEQQIQKRLRFPDDHRPTIDEMWSYLQYMADFLWTYRFLYRDLNDLLARNRTLETHFKQIITHKVRFAGQLCEALVADQEMVATPDEIKVIATNIGVIATYWLSYQYVMNPRKYNDQEAIRAELHQASLHIISIMAPYLRGRSRQIFDDLVSGKLPKREYADYLPPRDDAAAAAKTDTPKDSEA; this is encoded by the coding sequence ATGGAAGCCAAACCTCCCCGCCGCACCCGCGAACGGATTCTCGAGCTGTCGCTGAAGTTGTTCAACGATATCGGCGAACCCAACGTCACCACGACGACGATCGCCGAGGAAATGGAAATCAGTCCAGGGAACCTGTACTACCATTTCCGCAATAAGGACGACATCATCAACAGCATCTTCGCGCAGTTCGAGCAGCAGATTCAGAAGCGGCTGCGCTTTCCGGACGATCATCGCCCGACGATCGACGAGATGTGGTCCTATCTGCAGTACATGGCCGATTTTCTCTGGACGTATCGCTTCCTGTATCGCGACCTGAACGATCTGCTCGCGCGCAATCGCACGCTCGAGACGCACTTCAAGCAGATCATCACGCACAAGGTGCGCTTTGCCGGCCAGTTGTGCGAAGCGCTCGTCGCCGATCAGGAAATGGTCGCGACGCCCGACGAGATCAAGGTGATCGCGACGAACATCGGCGTAATCGCGACGTACTGGCTCTCGTATCAGTACGTGATGAACCCGCGCAAATACAACGATCAGGAAGCGATCCGCGCGGAGCTGCATCAGGCGAGCCTGCATATCATCTCGATCATGGCGCCGTATCTGCGCGGCCGCTCGCGCCAGATTTTCGACGACCTCGTGTCCGGCAAGCTGCCCAAGCGCGAATACGCGGACTATCTTCCGCCGCGCGACGATGCTGCCGCAGCCGCGAAAACCGATACACCGAAGGACTCAGAAGCATGA
- a CDS encoding alanyl-tRNA editing protein encodes MTTRALFREDAYRTRCDATVTAIDEAGIHLDQTVFYPLGGGQAGDAGTLTLADGTRIAIADTRKAKFEGATPDDAVHVPAPGQEDALARLDVGDSVSAEIDWERRYRHMRLHTASHLICAVLPYPVDGCSITTDYARLDLATVEPIERETVEAKLRELVGGSHDVRTEWITDDEMAARPELVRTMSVKPPMGLGRVRLLRIENVDLQPCGGTHVRNTGEIGALRIAKLEKKSARTRRLVLELA; translated from the coding sequence ATGACCACACGCGCACTCTTTCGCGAAGACGCCTACCGGACGCGCTGCGACGCGACCGTGACCGCCATCGACGAGGCGGGCATTCATCTGGACCAGACCGTGTTCTATCCGCTCGGCGGCGGTCAGGCGGGCGATGCGGGCACGCTCACGCTCGCGGACGGCACGCGCATCGCGATTGCCGATACGCGCAAGGCGAAGTTCGAAGGCGCGACGCCCGACGACGCCGTGCACGTCCCCGCGCCCGGCCAGGAAGACGCGCTCGCGAGATTGGACGTCGGCGACTCGGTCAGCGCGGAAATCGACTGGGAGCGGCGGTATCGGCATATGCGGCTGCATACGGCGAGTCACCTGATCTGCGCGGTGTTGCCGTATCCGGTCGATGGCTGCAGCATCACGACCGATTACGCGCGGCTCGATCTCGCGACGGTCGAGCCGATCGAGCGCGAAACGGTGGAAGCGAAGCTGCGCGAACTCGTCGGCGGATCGCACGACGTGCGCACCGAATGGATCACCGATGACGAAATGGCCGCGCGCCCCGAACTCGTCCGGACGATGAGCGTGAAGCCGCCGATGGGCCTCGGCCGCGTGCGGCTGTTGCGCATCGAGAATGTGGATCTGCAACCGTGCGGCGGCACGCATGTGCGCAACACGGGCGAGATCGGCGCGTTGCGCATCGCGAAGCTGGAGAAGAAAAGCGCGCGCACGCGGCGGCTCGTGCTGGAACTGGCTTGA
- a CDS encoding DUF5672 family protein, whose amino-acid sequence MKDFSQITLVSVTGLSDTQRAVYALSLSLRQMPGARAVLCSPQAPAHLPDGIEHRRIAPLNYHEYSWFMMYALWRVVETEFALIVQDDGWVLDTANWSDDFLEYDYVGPTAHVGRIDAKEGTRWVTHYTWSGELDKPGQAVMPVINGGFCLRSRRMMRALIDHPEIRMTIPAPDKIAGDALEVEWTNCALNEDVQLTCVLRPELEAVGLRFAPLEMCLRFGIEHAGPVHRDVNMMSLFGHHCRWRRLVSIDPPTVQYRTKRSIAERAFREMDIARMLEARGYRVQFLPEDA is encoded by the coding sequence ATGAAAGACTTCAGCCAGATCACGTTGGTCTCCGTCACGGGACTGTCGGACACGCAGCGCGCCGTGTACGCGCTGAGCTTGAGCCTGCGCCAGATGCCCGGCGCGCGCGCGGTGCTCTGCAGTCCTCAGGCGCCCGCGCATCTGCCTGACGGCATCGAGCACCGCAGGATCGCGCCGCTCAACTATCACGAATACTCGTGGTTCATGATGTACGCGCTCTGGCGCGTGGTGGAAACGGAGTTCGCGCTGATCGTTCAGGACGATGGCTGGGTGCTCGACACGGCCAACTGGAGCGACGACTTCCTCGAATACGACTATGTCGGCCCGACCGCGCATGTGGGCCGCATCGACGCGAAAGAGGGCACGCGCTGGGTCACGCATTACACGTGGAGCGGCGAACTGGATAAGCCCGGTCAGGCGGTGATGCCGGTGATCAACGGCGGCTTCTGCCTGCGCAGCCGCCGCATGATGCGCGCGCTCATCGACCATCCCGAAATCAGGATGACCATTCCCGCGCCCGACAAGATCGCTGGCGATGCGTTGGAGGTCGAATGGACCAACTGCGCGCTGAACGAAGACGTGCAGCTCACGTGCGTGCTGCGGCCCGAACTCGAAGCGGTCGGCTTGCGCTTCGCGCCGCTCGAGATGTGCCTGCGCTTCGGCATCGAACATGCGGGGCCGGTGCATCGCGACGTGAACATGATGTCGCTCTTCGGGCATCACTGCCGCTGGCGGCGGCTCGTGAGCATCGATCCGCCGACGGTGCAGTATCGGACCAAGCGCAGCATCGCGGAACGGGCGTTTCGCGAGATGGACATCGCGCGAATGCTCGAGGCGCGCGGCTATCGCGTGCAGTTTCTTCCCGAGGACGCCTGA
- a CDS encoding DUF924 family protein, which translates to MNVDPRAQDILDVWFGAPGSPDFGIERKQWWKKKRAFDAMLAARFGALVDSAQAGGLRDWERSPLGTLALIVLLDQFSRNCHRNTRRAFAGDARALALAKALVETGDDLRLPSACHRAFAYMPFEHDESRESQRESVRLFRALKEETGLASFYESALAHAEVIGRFGRYPHRNRILGRETSPEEAAWLAQHGGF; encoded by the coding sequence TTGAACGTCGATCCTCGCGCGCAGGACATCCTCGATGTGTGGTTCGGCGCGCCGGGTTCGCCCGATTTCGGGATTGAACGCAAGCAGTGGTGGAAGAAAAAGCGCGCTTTCGACGCCATGCTCGCCGCGCGTTTCGGCGCGCTCGTCGACTCCGCGCAGGCGGGCGGCTTGCGCGACTGGGAGCGCTCGCCGCTTGGCACGCTCGCGCTGATCGTGCTGCTGGATCAGTTCTCGCGCAATTGCCATCGCAATACGCGGCGCGCGTTCGCGGGTGACGCGCGGGCGCTCGCGCTCGCAAAGGCGCTGGTCGAGACCGGCGACGATCTTCGCTTGCCGAGCGCGTGTCATCGCGCGTTCGCGTACATGCCGTTCGAGCACGACGAATCGCGCGAAAGCCAGCGCGAGTCGGTGCGTCTCTTTCGCGCGCTGAAGGAAGAGACCGGCCTCGCGAGCTTTTACGAATCCGCGCTCGCGCATGCCGAAGTCATCGGGCGATTCGGGCGCTATCCGCATCGCAACCGCATTCTCGGGCGCGAGACGTCGCCGGAAGAAGCGGCGTGGCTCGCGCAACACGGCGGCTTCTAG
- a CDS encoding glycosyltransferase family 1 protein yields MKIMIVTDAWEPQVNGVVRTLKNTTKELMALGHRVDMLTPLEFRTIPCPTYPEIRLSLMPRRHVAERIDAFAPDALHIATEGPLGLAARAYALRHKLPFTTAYHTRFPEYVKARFGIPLALTYRFLHWFHGPSQAVMAPTPVVKSDLERYGFTNVVLWTRGVDLDIFRPMDSKVLNTARPIFLYVGRVAIEKNVEAFLKLDLPGSKWVAGEGPALAELKSRYTNVNYLGVLSQPELAKVYAAADVFVFPSRTDTFGLVLLEAMACGTPVAAYPVTGPIDVLGEHGPGALNDDLREACLQALKIERADARAWAERFSWRAASEQFASHLRQFGPREASADRAAA; encoded by the coding sequence ATGAAAATCATGATCGTCACCGATGCATGGGAGCCGCAGGTCAACGGCGTCGTGCGCACGCTCAAGAACACGACGAAGGAACTGATGGCGCTCGGGCATCGCGTCGACATGCTGACGCCGCTCGAATTCCGCACGATTCCCTGCCCGACTTATCCCGAGATTCGCCTTTCGCTGATGCCGCGCCGCCACGTCGCCGAGCGCATCGACGCGTTCGCGCCCGACGCGCTGCATATCGCGACCGAAGGCCCGCTCGGGCTCGCCGCGCGCGCCTATGCGCTGCGTCACAAGCTGCCGTTTACCACCGCCTATCACACGCGCTTTCCGGAATACGTGAAGGCGCGCTTCGGCATTCCGCTCGCGCTCACGTATCGCTTCCTGCACTGGTTCCACGGGCCGTCGCAGGCGGTGATGGCGCCCACGCCGGTTGTGAAGAGCGATCTCGAACGTTACGGATTCACGAACGTCGTGCTGTGGACGCGCGGCGTCGATCTCGACATCTTTCGTCCGATGGACTCGAAGGTGCTCAACACCGCGCGCCCGATTTTTCTCTACGTCGGGCGCGTGGCGATCGAAAAGAACGTCGAAGCGTTCCTGAAACTCGACTTGCCAGGCTCCAAGTGGGTCGCGGGCGAAGGCCCGGCGCTCGCGGAACTCAAGTCGCGCTACACGAACGTGAACTATCTCGGCGTGCTGTCGCAGCCGGAACTCGCGAAAGTCTATGCCGCCGCCGACGTCTTCGTGTTCCCGAGCCGCACCGACACCTTCGGCCTCGTGCTGCTCGAAGCGATGGCTTGCGGCACGCCCGTCGCGGCGTATCCGGTGACGGGTCCGATCGATGTGCTGGGCGAACACGGCCCCGGCGCGCTCAACGACGACCTGCGCGAAGCGTGCCTTCAGGCGCTGAAAATCGAGCGCGCCGATGCCCGCGCGTGGGCCGAACGCTTTTCGTGGCGCGCGGCGTCGGAGCAGTTCGCATCGCATCTGCGGCAGTTCGGGCCGCGTGAGGCGAGCGCAGACCGGGCGGCCGCATGA
- a CDS encoding TIGR00730 family Rossman fold protein → MKAVCVYCGSATGARPVYAEAAKAFGRALVAANLSLVYGGGRVGLMGLIADEVLAAGGRAVGVIPELLLAKEVGHTDLTELHVVPDMHERKKKMADLADAFVALPGGVGTFEEFFEVYTWAQLGYHQKPVGLLDVDGYFAPLMSMLRHTVDEGFMREPYLDFIQVAAEPEEMIAKLQRYTPPAIDKWAQKRDAV, encoded by the coding sequence ATGAAAGCAGTGTGCGTGTATTGCGGCTCCGCGACCGGAGCCCGCCCCGTCTATGCCGAAGCGGCCAAGGCATTCGGCCGCGCGCTCGTCGCGGCGAACCTGTCGCTCGTCTACGGCGGCGGGCGCGTCGGGCTGATGGGCCTCATCGCCGATGAAGTGCTCGCCGCCGGCGGACGCGCGGTCGGCGTGATTCCCGAATTGCTGCTCGCGAAGGAAGTGGGACACACCGACCTCACCGAACTGCACGTCGTGCCCGACATGCACGAGCGCAAGAAAAAGATGGCCGATCTCGCCGACGCGTTCGTCGCGTTGCCGGGCGGCGTCGGCACCTTCGAGGAGTTTTTCGAGGTCTACACCTGGGCGCAGCTCGGCTATCACCAGAAGCCTGTCGGCCTGCTCGACGTGGACGGCTATTTCGCCCCGCTCATGTCGATGCTGCGCCACACCGTCGACGAAGGCTTCATGCGCGAGCCGTATCTCGATTTCATACAGGTCGCCGCTGAGCCCGAAGAAATGATCGCGAAGCTGCAACGCTACACGCCGCCCGCCATCGACAAATGGGCGCAAAAGCGCGACGCCGTCTGA
- a CDS encoding RDD family protein translates to MSAQAAAAIAPLTAPSLRRRLATMVYEGVILFGVVFLAGYLFSTLTQQRNGLTHHNWLMSWIGVVLAAYFVWFWTHGGQTLPMKTWRMKLVDAHGQPVTPGRALARYALAWLWFLPPLALHPLFSLAVPQTLVVFAVWVALWAAAVRLDPARQFPHDRLAGTRIVAAAASAR, encoded by the coding sequence ATGAGCGCCCAAGCCGCCGCGGCCATTGCGCCGCTCACCGCGCCCAGCCTGCGCCGCCGCCTCGCGACGATGGTCTACGAAGGCGTCATCCTGTTCGGCGTCGTGTTCCTAGCCGGCTATCTCTTCAGCACGCTCACGCAGCAGCGCAACGGCCTCACGCATCACAACTGGCTGATGTCGTGGATCGGCGTCGTGCTCGCCGCGTACTTCGTCTGGTTCTGGACGCACGGCGGCCAGACGCTGCCGATGAAAACCTGGCGCATGAAGCTCGTCGACGCTCACGGCCAGCCCGTGACGCCCGGCCGGGCGCTCGCGCGCTACGCGCTCGCGTGGCTGTGGTTTCTGCCGCCGCTCGCGCTGCATCCGCTCTTCTCGCTCGCCGTTCCTCAGACGCTCGTCGTATTCGCCGTCTGGGTGGCGCTCTGGGCCGCCGCCGTCCGGCTCGATCCCGCGCGCCAGTTCCCGCACGACCGTCTCGCCGGCACGCGCATCGTCGCGGCGGCAGCGAGCGCACGCTGA